Proteins encoded by one window of Candidatus Paceibacterota bacterium:
- the groL gene encoding chaperonin GroEL (60 kDa chaperone family; promotes refolding of misfolded polypeptides especially under stressful conditions; forms two stacked rings of heptamers to form a barrel-shaped 14mer; ends can be capped by GroES; misfolded proteins enter the barrel where they are refolded when GroES binds), with product MAKKILFSEEARKALKRGVDTVANAVKITIGPRGRNVVLDKGYGAPTITNDGVSIAKEITLSDKFENMGAEIVKEVASKTNDVAGDGTTTSVILAQALIAEGLKHTSMGVNAMSLRSGIESASEKAIKILSDIAKPIKDKEEIRQVATISAESEEIGTIIAETIEKVGKDGVVTVEESQAFGVDSEVVEGMEFDKGYVSPYMITNSERMEAEYKDVPVLLTDKKISSLKDILPLLEAVAQTGKKELVIVADDVDGEALTTLVVNKLRGGFSVLAVKAPGFGDRKKEMLQDIAATLGAQVVSDDLGIKIENATYEMLGRAARVISTKDSTVIVGGKGKKADIDERVKQIKKQREQTTSKYDKEKFDERIAKLTGGVAVIKVGAATETEMKYLKLKIEDAVAATKAAIAEGIVAGGGSALIRAARKLRGVKFPAQTGEEEILGMEIVMKALEAPLRQIVLNTGKADGSVAIEKIMNSEKENAGYDALKDEFSDDLIKLGIIDPVKVTKAALRNAASAAGILLTTEVAIADEPEEKKPASHSHGPDMDY from the coding sequence ATGGCAAAGAAGATTTTATTTAGTGAAGAAGCAAGAAAAGCTCTGAAAAGGGGGGTGGATACTGTGGCCAATGCGGTCAAGATAACTATTGGGCCACGGGGCAGGAACGTAGTCCTCGATAAGGGCTACGGCGCACCGACTATTACAAATGATGGAGTTTCTATCGCCAAAGAGATCACTCTTTCTGATAAATTCGAAAACATGGGAGCAGAAATAGTGAAAGAAGTGGCTTCAAAAACAAATGATGTTGCTGGGGATGGTACTACTACTTCTGTTATTCTAGCCCAGGCTCTTATCGCGGAAGGCTTGAAGCACACTAGTATGGGGGTGAATGCTATGAGTTTAAGGAGCGGTATAGAAAGCGCTTCGGAAAAAGCTATAAAAATCCTTTCTGATATTGCCAAGCCGATTAAAGATAAAGAAGAAATACGCCAGGTAGCTACCATATCAGCCGAGTCGGAGGAGATAGGTACTATTATTGCAGAGACTATTGAGAAAGTTGGTAAAGACGGGGTGGTGACAGTGGAAGAATCGCAAGCCTTCGGTGTCGATTCTGAGGTGGTGGAAGGTATGGAATTCGATAAGGGCTATGTTTCTCCATATATGATCACTAATAGTGAAAGGATGGAGGCGGAATATAAGGATGTGCCAGTGCTTCTCACTGACAAAAAGATTTCTTCTTTAAAAGATATCTTGCCTTTGCTTGAAGCGGTCGCGCAGACTGGTAAAAAGGAATTAGTGATAGTGGCTGACGATGTCGATGGTGAAGCCCTGACCACTCTTGTAGTAAATAAACTTCGAGGAGGTTTCTCGGTCCTTGCAGTCAAGGCTCCAGGGTTTGGTGATAGGAAAAAGGAAATGCTCCAGGACATTGCCGCTACTTTGGGAGCTCAAGTGGTATCTGATGACCTGGGTATAAAAATTGAAAATGCTACTTATGAGATGCTTGGCCGGGCCGCTAGAGTTATTTCTACTAAAGATAGTACAGTGATCGTAGGGGGTAAAGGTAAAAAGGCCGACATAGATGAAAGAGTGAAGCAGATTAAAAAACAGAGAGAGCAAACTACTTCCAAATATGATAAAGAAAAATTTGATGAACGCATCGCCAAACTCACAGGAGGAGTAGCAGTGATAAAAGTGGGAGCGGCGACAGAGACCGAAATGAAATATTTGAAATTGAAAATCGAGGATGCTGTGGCCGCGACCAAAGCGGCTATTGCTGAAGGTATCGTCGCTGGGGGAGGCTCGGCTCTGATACGCGCTGCGAGGAAACTTCGAGGAGTAAAATTTCCAGCTCAAACAGGAGAGGAAGAAATTCTTGGGATGGAAATTGTGATGAAGGCTCTCGAAGCTCCACTGAGACAGATAGTGCTGAACACTGGCAAAGCTGATGGTTCGGTGGCCATAGAAAAAATAATGAATTCAGAGAAAGAGAATGCCGGTTATGATGCCCTGAAAGATGAATTTTCTGATGATCTTATTAAGCTTGGCATCATTGATCCGGTAAAGGTGACCAAAGCAGCTCTGCGCAATGCCGCTTCTGCCGCTGGTATCCTCCTCACTACTGAGGTAGCTATAGCCGATGAGCCTGAAGAAAAGAAGCCAGCTTC
- a CDS encoding co-chaperone GroES — translation MPLGDRVLVKPLDTDEMSKTASGIIIPDTVSKEKPEQGLVIALGEGRVNQDGKKIPMSLKVGDKIIFSKYGYDEVKYEGEEYYILKEENIFAVIKN, via the coding sequence ATGCCTCTTGGGGATAGAGTGTTGGTGAAGCCTTTAGATACAGATGAAATGAGCAAAACAGCTTCAGGTATCATCATTCCCGACACTGTAAGTAAGGAAAAACCAGAACAAGGGCTAGTGATCGCTCTCGGTGAAGGAAGAGTCAATCAAGACGGTAAAAAGATTCCTATGAGCCTAAAAGTAGGAGACAAAATAATATTTTCAAAATATGGCTATGATGAGGTGAAATATGAGGGGGAAGAATATTATATTCTGAAAGAAGAAAATATATTTGCGGTCATAAAGAATTAA
- the secG gene encoding preprotein translocase subunit SecG translates to MSVIISYIQIALSVIMVALILIQHSDESLGSAFGASGSEGQYRTRRGAELYIFRATIAVAILFVLSALANILY, encoded by the coding sequence ATGTCAGTTATTATTTCCTACATACAGATAGCGTTGTCAGTTATCATGGTAGCTTTGATACTGATCCAACATTCGGATGAATCACTCGGGAGTGCTTTTGGTGCTTCTGGAAGTGAAGGTCAATACCGTACTCGCCGCGGTGCAGAACTGTATATTTTCCGAGCCACTATCGCAGTAGCTATACTTTTTGTACTCTCTGCCCTTGCAAACATTCTTTACTAA
- a CDS encoding ABC transporter substrate-binding protein, whose product MENSHANGFFNSVISSFGPTERILFYLFAAVLFFSGLSAAWQANNFFLVEVPGHGGKLTEGMVGSPRFVNPLLAISETDKSLSTLVYSGLLKYSGDTYVADLAEYYSISQDGLNYDIKIRDDAFFHDGKPVTATDIAFTIEKALDPLLKSPRRSNWEGVTVEVVDEKNLRFILRKPYYSFLENLTQGVLPKHVWEDATSEELPFSQLNIEPVGSGPYEASDIKYNSSGVPTVVTLSSFKKYTGEEPFIKTVEIRFFQSEEALVKAYESGSIDSVAGLSPEVAIILKEKGFNIASYVMPRVFGVFFNQNQAGVFLNPEVRKALDISIDKEKLVKEVLKGYGLPLKGPIPAKESRWIVDSDNDFEEAKAVLEKAGWKANEDGILEKKVKSVNQRLSFSISTSDAPELKATADILASSWEQLGADVEIKVFESGDLNQNVIKPRKYDALLFGESFGRDLDFYPFWHSSARNDPGLNIALYANITTDKLLEEMRTATDIGTINKKRAEFESEIINDIPAIFTYAPDFIYAIHPRIKNVDLDNISSGSSRFMGIEKWYIETEKVWSVFSN is encoded by the coding sequence ATGGAAAATTCACACGCTAACGGATTTTTTAATTCTGTCATAAGTTCGTTCGGACCGACCGAGCGTATACTCTTTTACTTATTCGCAGCTGTACTTTTCTTCTCTGGCCTTTCTGCCGCTTGGCAAGCCAACAACTTTTTCCTAGTAGAAGTACCCGGGCACGGTGGCAAACTTACCGAAGGCATGGTCGGCAGTCCACGATTTGTAAATCCTTTACTCGCCATTTCAGAGACTGATAAGAGCCTGTCCACCCTAGTATATTCCGGCCTCCTTAAATATAGCGGTGACACATATGTTGCCGACTTAGCTGAATACTATTCAATATCACAGGATGGCCTTAATTATGATATAAAAATAAGGGATGATGCTTTTTTCCACGATGGTAAACCAGTCACGGCCACAGATATCGCCTTTACTATAGAGAAAGCACTCGATCCATTACTCAAAAGCCCAAGGCGCAGTAACTGGGAAGGGGTAACAGTAGAAGTGGTGGATGAGAAGAATCTAAGATTTATTTTAAGGAAGCCGTATTATTCGTTCCTCGAAAATTTGACTCAAGGAGTGTTACCTAAGCACGTGTGGGAAGATGCTACTTCAGAAGAATTGCCTTTCAGTCAATTGAACATCGAACCTGTCGGCTCTGGCCCATACGAAGCATCAGATATAAAATATAATTCGAGTGGAGTGCCGACAGTGGTCACCCTTTCCTCATTCAAAAAATATACAGGTGAAGAACCATTTATAAAAACAGTCGAAATAAGGTTCTTCCAAAGTGAGGAAGCTTTAGTAAAAGCCTACGAAAGTGGTAGTATCGACTCTGTAGCCGGACTATCGCCAGAGGTAGCTATAATCCTGAAAGAAAAAGGTTTCAATATTGCCTCATATGTTATGCCTAGAGTGTTTGGAGTATTTTTCAATCAAAATCAAGCCGGAGTATTCCTAAATCCAGAAGTACGGAAAGCTCTTGATATCAGTATCGACAAAGAAAAATTGGTAAAAGAGGTTTTGAAAGGTTATGGTTTGCCACTGAAAGGGCCGATACCAGCTAAAGAAAGTAGATGGATAGTCGATTCCGATAATGACTTCGAAGAAGCAAAGGCTGTGTTAGAAAAAGCAGGCTGGAAAGCGAATGAAGATGGTATATTAGAAAAGAAAGTAAAATCAGTAAATCAGAGGCTCTCTTTCTCTATCTCTACTTCCGACGCGCCGGAACTGAAAGCCACCGCTGATATATTAGCAAGCAGTTGGGAGCAGTTGGGAGCCGATGTCGAAATAAAAGTATTCGAGTCAGGAGATTTGAATCAAAATGTTATCAAACCTCGAAAATATGATGCCCTTCTGTTTGGAGAAAGTTTCGGTCGAGATTTAGATTTCTATCCGTTTTGGCATTCATCAGCTCGTAATGACCCAGGCCTCAATATCGCTCTTTACGCAAATATCACCACTGACAAACTGCTTGAGGAGATGCGTACAGCTACCGATATAGGGACGATAAATAAGAAGCGAGCTGAATTCGAGTCGGAAATAATAAATGATATACCAGCTATATTTACCTACGCACCTGATTTCATATATGCCATACACCCAAGGATAAAAAATGTGGATTTGGATAATATATCGAGCGGAAGTAGCAGATTTATGGGCATTGAAAAGTGGTACATAGAGACAGAGAAGGTATGGAGTGTTTTTTCAAATTAA
- a CDS encoding ribonuclease J: protein MQQRNDSGRFRIRSFHSESGTENTERTATGAPTRERSRPFIAGRPASNSVIAPSRRPMTHPGDRPRVGTRGPSRDRRPFVRRGDRPIPRDYKLPEASAPITLNIPPVGDNIRIIPLGGTEEIGKNMTAIEIGDDIFVMDAGFQFRDEDTPGVDYILPNTKYLEERKEKIRGVLITHGHLDHIGGIPYIMDRIGNPPLYSRLLTTVMIKKRQEEFPHLPPLDMRVVEKEDTIMLGKTKVSFFSVTHTIPDSMGIVIETPYGLVVNPGDIKLEHVDGVPTEREEKEYARFSKEKVLLLMMDSTNVDNPGFSTPEKLVHQNLEEIIKSTKRRLIIGTFASQLERMIAIIEAAERNGKKVVVEGRSMKQNIEIVRELGMLKVGKGTIITTEEMDTLPPDRVIILATGAQGDEFAALMRMSSKTHKYIKISNRDTILLSSSIIPGNERSVQKLKDNLARQGAKIIHYRTSDVYIHSTGHGNRGELEWIHKKVNPKFFIPIHGNHYMLRVHEELAQNLGMPPENIVVPDNGMIIEVQEGGEKIKALKETAPSSPVMVDGFAIADVQEVVMRDRKMLAEDGMFVIVATINLKTGRLRKSPDIISRGFVYLRESQELMQHARLLIKKTVEESAMGMNPINFDFIKGNVTDAVARFLFQKTAKRPIVIPVILGV from the coding sequence ATGCAACAAAGAAACGACTCAGGAAGATTCCGCATAAGAAGTTTTCATTCTGAAAGTGGGACAGAAAACACAGAGAGAACGGCGACAGGAGCTCCGACGAGAGAAAGGAGTCGGCCTTTTATCGCTGGTAGGCCAGCAAGTAATAGTGTGATCGCTCCCAGCAGAAGACCTATGACTCACCCAGGGGACAGGCCTCGAGTAGGAACGAGAGGACCATCGAGAGATCGTAGGCCATTTGTCAGGCGAGGTGATCGCCCGATACCACGCGATTACAAATTACCAGAGGCTAGCGCTCCCATAACTTTAAATATCCCTCCAGTCGGCGACAATATACGCATTATTCCACTCGGTGGCACCGAGGAAATAGGCAAGAATATGACCGCCATCGAAATCGGTGATGATATTTTCGTCATGGATGCTGGTTTCCAATTCCGAGATGAGGATACCCCAGGAGTAGACTACATTTTACCGAACACAAAGTATCTTGAAGAGAGAAAAGAAAAAATACGAGGCGTACTCATAACCCACGGCCACCTGGATCACATCGGCGGCATCCCCTACATCATGGATCGTATAGGTAACCCACCCCTTTACTCACGCCTACTCACGACTGTCATGATCAAAAAGAGACAGGAGGAATTCCCCCACTTACCACCTCTCGATATGCGAGTGGTAGAAAAAGAGGACACTATTATGCTCGGAAAAACGAAAGTGAGCTTCTTTTCCGTCACCCACACTATTCCTGATTCAATGGGTATCGTGATAGAGACTCCATATGGCCTCGTGGTAAACCCGGGTGACATAAAGCTTGAGCATGTGGACGGTGTACCGACAGAAAGAGAAGAAAAAGAATACGCAAGATTCAGTAAAGAAAAAGTACTCTTATTGATGATGGACTCGACCAATGTTGATAATCCTGGATTTTCTACCCCTGAAAAATTGGTGCATCAAAATTTGGAAGAAATAATAAAAAGCACCAAACGTCGACTCATAATCGGCACCTTTGCTTCCCAGCTTGAGCGCATGATCGCCATTATCGAGGCGGCAGAGCGTAATGGAAAAAAAGTGGTAGTGGAAGGCAGAAGTATGAAGCAAAATATAGAAATCGTGCGCGAGCTCGGTATGTTGAAAGTAGGCAAGGGTACCATCATCACTACAGAGGAAATGGATACTTTACCGCCCGACAGAGTTATCATATTGGCGACAGGCGCTCAGGGCGATGAGTTTGCCGCTCTAATGCGTATGTCATCCAAAACCCACAAATATATAAAAATCTCCAATCGCGACACCATACTACTTTCTTCCTCTATTATTCCTGGAAATGAAAGGTCAGTCCAAAAGTTGAAAGATAACTTGGCGCGACAAGGAGCAAAAATTATCCATTATCGTACCAGCGATGTTTATATCCACTCGACTGGCCACGGCAACCGAGGCGAATTGGAATGGATCCATAAAAAAGTAAATCCAAAATTCTTCATTCCGATTCACGGCAACCACTATATGCTCCGGGTACATGAGGAGTTGGCTCAAAATTTAGGCATGCCTCCAGAGAATATCGTGGTACCTGACAACGGTATGATCATAGAAGTACAAGAAGGTGGCGAGAAAATAAAAGCTCTGAAAGAAACTGCTCCCTCATCCCCTGTTATGGTCGATGGATTTGCCATCGCTGATGTGCAAGAAGTAGTAATGCGCGATCGTAAAATGCTCGCGGAGGATGGAATGTTCGTCATCGTCGCGACCATAAACTTGAAAACTGGTCGGCTTCGCAAATCGCCTGATATTATTTCTAGAGGTTTCGTCTATTTGCGCGAATCGCAAGAATTGATGCAACACGCTCGCCTTCTCATTAAGAAAACAGTGGAAGAAAGTGCTATGGGAATGAACCCAATCAATTTCGACTTTATCAAAGGTAATGTGACCGACGCCGTGGCTCGCTTTCTCTTCCAAAAAACCGCCAAAAGACCGATTGTGATTCCGGTGATATTGGGGGTTTAA
- a CDS encoding 30S ribosomal protein S21, with product MATNVEIVKSGLENNLSIIRKFTKKVQGSGVLSRLRSIRYSQRTLSDYVKKKKALKRIKRREVVREAIKMGKMPDKMN from the coding sequence ATGGCAACGAATGTCGAAATAGTAAAAAGCGGATTGGAGAACAACCTTTCCATCATAAGGAAATTCACTAAAAAGGTGCAAGGATCGGGAGTACTTTCACGTCTACGTTCTATCCGCTACTCCCAGAGAACTCTCTCTGATTATGTGAAAAAGAAGAAGGCGCTGAAGCGCATCAAGCGTCGTGAGGTAGTGCGCGAAGCAATCAAAATGGGCAAAATGCCCGATAAAATGAACTAA
- the ybeY gene encoding rRNA maturation RNase YbeY: MILIAEGKNYSITSECHEPRIPGGFLDLAFNKIIPEILGKKYFASIAFVREKKMRKINKEYRNKDESTDVLAFNLKEEGEILFSLPNMRKKSREFGMEASEYLSYLLIHAVVHLKGLDHGSKMDRLEKKFCNIFNIRHPHNKIEKDHQNEPKNNSRNRHRNIPSKGSGIVARKSARIS; this comes from the coding sequence ATGATACTCATCGCTGAAGGCAAGAATTACTCTATCACCTCAGAATGTCACGAGCCCCGCATACCAGGGGGCTTTTTGGACTTAGCTTTCAATAAAATCATTCCCGAAATATTGGGCAAGAAATACTTTGCTTCGATCGCTTTCGTCCGAGAGAAGAAGATGAGGAAAATAAATAAAGAGTATAGGAATAAGGACGAATCGACCGACGTGCTCGCCTTTAATTTGAAGGAGGAAGGAGAAATTTTATTTTCTCTCCCAAACATGAGGAAAAAGTCTAGGGAGTTTGGAATGGAAGCCTCTGAGTACCTATCCTATCTCCTTATCCACGCAGTTGTTCATTTGAAAGGGCTCGATCATGGTAGTAAAATGGATAGACTGGAAAAAAAGTTTTGTAATATTTTTAATATACGACACCCCCACAATAAAATCGAGAAAGATCATCAGAATGAGCCAAAAAATAACAGCAGGAATAGACATAGGAACATACCAAGTAAGGGTAGTGGTATCGTCGCACGAAAAAGCGCGAGAATTTCCTAA
- a CDS encoding cell division protein FtsA translates to MSQKITAGIDIGTYQVRVVVSSHEKAREFPKILGGGSAESKGLRHGYIINSGDVVKSVQAAIAQAEKTSGQRIRRAYISVGGIGLSSTVAVGHSIVSRGDQIVTELDIDAATTSAEEAIPQAVIQNRKIIYTIPVQWKIDGKPVLGRVLGMKGVKIEVKVLFITCLEPHLNDLLEAVEEAGIDVIDVVASPIAASFVTLSKPQKMAGCVLANIGAETLSIVVFENNIPISLEVFPIGGSDITNDIALGLKVALEEAEVIKIGGLTHSSYPQKRLEEIVGARLSDMFELVETHLKKIGKNGLLPAGIIITGGGSYINSVEDVARATLHLPSRVASLKVGEGKIQLKDSSWSVAYGLCIMGTIPEEEERLGLSRHGGEFFSKIFDWFKQFLP, encoded by the coding sequence ATGAGCCAAAAAATAACAGCAGGAATAGACATAGGAACATACCAAGTAAGGGTAGTGGTATCGTCGCACGAAAAAGCGCGAGAATTTCCTAAAATACTAGGGGGCGGTAGTGCTGAATCGAAAGGATTACGCCATGGCTATATTATAAATTCTGGAGATGTAGTAAAAAGTGTGCAAGCGGCTATTGCCCAAGCTGAAAAAACTTCGGGCCAGAGAATACGTAGAGCCTATATTTCAGTCGGTGGTATAGGCCTATCAAGCACTGTAGCCGTAGGACATAGCATCGTATCGCGTGGCGACCAAATAGTAACAGAGCTCGATATCGATGCCGCAACTACAAGCGCTGAAGAAGCCATACCTCAAGCTGTAATCCAAAACAGGAAAATAATTTATACCATACCAGTACAATGGAAAATCGATGGTAAACCAGTATTAGGAAGAGTGCTTGGCATGAAAGGAGTAAAAATAGAAGTGAAAGTGCTTTTCATCACCTGCCTTGAGCCCCACTTGAATGACCTTCTAGAAGCAGTGGAAGAAGCTGGTATAGATGTGATCGATGTCGTTGCTTCCCCTATCGCCGCAAGTTTCGTCACTCTTTCTAAACCACAAAAAATGGCCGGTTGTGTCCTCGCCAATATAGGAGCTGAGACTCTTTCGATCGTAGTATTTGAAAACAACATACCCATCTCGCTTGAAGTTTTCCCTATCGGCGGTTCAGATATAACCAACGATATTGCTCTTGGATTAAAAGTAGCCTTGGAAGAAGCTGAGGTCATAAAAATCGGAGGACTTACTCATTCTTCATATCCCCAAAAAAGGCTGGAAGAAATAGTGGGAGCTAGGCTCTCCGATATGTTTGAGCTAGTAGAAACTCATTTGAAAAAAATCGGCAAGAATGGCCTTTTGCCGGCCGGAATAATTATTACTGGTGGAGGCTCTTATATTAATTCTGTCGAAGATGTCGCGAGGGCCACCCTACACTTACCATCCCGCGTAGCTTCGCTCAAAGTGGGCGAAGGCAAAATTCAACTGAAAGATTCATCTTGGTCAGTGGCTTACGGCCTATGTATCATGGGCACAATCCCTGAAGAAGAGGAGCGCCTCGGCCTTAGCCGCCACGGCGGCGAATTCTTCTCCAAAATCTTCGACTGGTTCAAACAATTTTTACCTTAA
- the ftsZ gene encoding cell division protein FtsZ, which yields MPQIKPEVETFARIKVIGVGGSGKNAVNHMINSKVKGIEFVAINSDAQDLHHSLAKKKIHIGKNLTRGLGAGGNPDLGKRAVEETKEEIQEAIKGSDMVFITCGLGGGTGTGAAPIVARTAKELDALTVAVVTKPFSFEGKQRMQLAEQGLDELRGAVDAIIVIPNDRLLATVDKDTTAKNAFSICDDILKQAVEGISDIITTPGIINIDFADIRSVMEGAGAALMGIGKASGERRAEEAAKMAINSPLLEVSITGAKGVLFSIAGQDDLTMFEIQEAAKIITESVDPNAKIIFGTAHDDKLRKGEIKITVIASGFPENYMKKALFSDKEEMTKDKIFNAIPILNRNKKEEEEMISPAVEPKKEEKKTIQADDEDDWSAVPAFLRRSKLK from the coding sequence ATGCCACAAATCAAGCCAGAGGTAGAAACATTTGCACGAATAAAAGTCATCGGTGTCGGTGGTTCTGGAAAGAACGCTGTAAATCACATGATCAATTCCAAAGTAAAAGGAATTGAATTCGTAGCTATAAATAGTGACGCGCAGGACCTTCATCATTCTCTCGCCAAAAAGAAAATTCATATTGGCAAAAATCTCACTCGAGGCCTCGGAGCTGGAGGTAACCCCGATCTTGGCAAAAGAGCGGTGGAAGAAACTAAAGAAGAAATACAGGAAGCGATCAAAGGTTCCGACATGGTATTCATCACTTGTGGACTGGGAGGCGGCACCGGCACAGGAGCCGCTCCCATCGTCGCTCGTACAGCGAAGGAACTCGACGCCCTGACCGTAGCAGTAGTGACCAAACCATTTTCGTTCGAAGGAAAACAGAGGATGCAACTCGCTGAGCAAGGCCTCGATGAATTGCGTGGAGCAGTCGATGCCATCATCGTCATCCCAAACGACAGGTTGCTCGCGACCGTCGACAAGGACACTACGGCCAAAAATGCATTCTCAATCTGTGATGATATTTTGAAACAAGCAGTGGAAGGAATTTCCGATATTATCACCACTCCCGGCATCATCAATATAGACTTTGCTGATATCCGTAGTGTTATGGAAGGAGCGGGAGCAGCACTCATGGGCATAGGCAAAGCTTCAGGTGAACGCAGAGCGGAAGAGGCTGCCAAAATGGCCATCAACTCCCCTCTTCTAGAAGTTTCGATTACTGGGGCCAAAGGAGTACTTTTTTCCATCGCTGGGCAGGACGACCTTACTATGTTTGAAATACAAGAAGCGGCAAAGATTATCACCGAATCAGTTGATCCAAATGCTAAAATTATTTTCGGTACTGCTCACGACGACAAGCTACGTAAAGGTGAAATAAAAATTACTGTTATCGCTTCAGGTTTTCCTGAAAACTACATGAAAAAAGCTCTCTTCAGTGATAAAGAAGAGATGACTAAGGATAAAATATTCAATGCTATTCCAATTTTGAATAGAAATAAAAAAGAGGAAGAAGAAATGATTTCCCCTGCAGTAGAACCAAAAAAAGAGGAGAAGAAGACGATACAAGCAGATGATGAAGATGATTGGAGTGCGGTTCCAGCTTTTTTGCGACGCTCGAAGTTGAAATAA
- a CDS encoding FAD-dependent oxidoreductase, producing MNYDLIIIGGGPAGAAAGVYAARKKIKTLLITESWGGQSTDSVGIENWIGTVKIPGVEFGQILKNHVAAYASNSVLMKEGEKVENIERWKEENKERFKIKTDRDTYDTKTVLIATGSTRRKLEIPGAKEYEGKGIVYCASCDGPLFSDQDVVVIGGGNAAFESAAQLLAYCKSVTLLNRGDKLKADPVTIDTLSKNVKFKIIKNAIPVEIKGDGFVTGIMYEDSVTREKILVPATGIFVEIGLLPTTWFAEGSGAEMNEIKQIKVDPRNQRTSVHGLWAAGDCTDGLFHQNNIAAGDAVKALEDIYLELQKM from the coding sequence ATGAATTACGACCTCATCATCATAGGCGGTGGACCAGCAGGAGCAGCTGCGGGAGTATATGCCGCGAGAAAGAAAATAAAAACTCTCCTCATTACTGAAAGCTGGGGAGGCCAATCGACCGATTCAGTAGGTATCGAAAACTGGATAGGTACTGTAAAAATCCCTGGAGTGGAATTTGGGCAAATCTTGAAAAATCATGTTGCGGCTTATGCTTCTAATTCAGTTTTAATGAAGGAAGGTGAGAAAGTGGAGAATATAGAAAGATGGAAAGAAGAAAATAAGGAAAGATTTAAGATTAAAACTGACAGAGATACATACGATACAAAGACAGTACTTATCGCAACCGGAAGCACTCGTAGGAAACTAGAGATACCGGGGGCTAAAGAATATGAGGGCAAAGGTATCGTATATTGTGCCAGTTGCGACGGGCCTCTTTTCAGCGATCAAGATGTGGTAGTGATAGGAGGGGGCAACGCCGCTTTTGAATCAGCCGCCCAGCTACTCGCCTACTGCAAATCAGTAACTCTGCTTAATCGTGGAGATAAGCTAAAAGCTGATCCTGTCACTATAGATACACTCTCTAAAAACGTTAAATTTAAAATTATTAAAAATGCTATCCCAGTAGAAATAAAAGGCGATGGTTTTGTGACTGGCATTATGTACGAGGATTCAGTAACTAGAGAAAAAATACTGGTACCAGCTACAGGTATATTTGTAGAAATCGGGCTCTTGCCTACTACTTGGTTTGCAGAAGGATCGGGAGCAGAAATGAATGAAATAAAACAAATAAAAGTGGATCCTAGGAATCAACGCACCTCGGTCCATGGCTTGTGGGCGGCGGGCGACTGTACGGATGGCCTATTCCATCAAAACAACATCGCCGCTGGCGACGCCGTCAAAGCTCTTGAGGATATTTACTTAGAGCTTCAAAAAATGTAA
- a CDS encoding 3'-5' exonuclease, producing the protein MTHNNLGKLNERPLAFTDLETSGDVFGEHEIIEIGLVMVDQKSLQILDTLNVKVKPEHIANAIPAAIERNGYMEENWKDAISLKEAMEMYAEKSEEAIFIAYNATFDWGFMNEAFRKSCIKDSSFERC; encoded by the coding sequence ATGACACACAATAATTTAGGTAAATTAAATGAAAGACCGCTTGCTTTTACCGATTTGGAGACGAGTGGGGATGTGTTTGGGGAACATGAAATAATTGAGATTGGGCTGGTTATGGTGGACCAAAAAAGCCTACAAATTTTGGATACTTTAAATGTGAAAGTAAAACCGGAGCATATCGCGAATGCGATTCCTGCAGCGATTGAAAGGAATGGGTATATGGAGGAAAATTGGAAGGATGCCATTTCTCTCAAAGAGGCTATGGAAATGTATGCGGAAAAATCGGAGGAAGCTATATTTATCGCTTACAATGCTACATTTGATTGGGGTTTTATGAACGAAGCTTTTAGGAAAAGTTGTATAAAAGACTCATCTTTTGAACGATGTTGA